Proteins co-encoded in one Osmerus mordax isolate fOsmMor3 chromosome 11, fOsmMor3.pri, whole genome shotgun sequence genomic window:
- the LOC136951927 gene encoding uncharacterized protein, with amino-acid sequence MVWVKEDAKPGAKSSNGGSDSDGSMSSRAQSVPCLDPGKGLFRAKSPQPLGPTQPSSRVHSPSPPRVRSPVKVPERFKSLEPELRMPERHKSPEPSRAPMSPEPVLNGESKHNVAVNGSAINGSANGNVKPPGASISQPDLTDDQGLIRKKVVKVVRRVVRKVLPTEEEDARRPTGHAQTPSSKMLMEPPKPAAAPASVPKGPKVPSFSFKHDTIKTEDKDDISAGLTSLMGRGRTREPRPRTRKDEPPEKAAQVEKKEKEDIKDSPKISEVKPEPKEEEPVLKREAPVSSVPTTAATIAPPNSSAAGFIPAPKSSTLSPPAGFVPAPKSSPLSPPVGFVPAPKSSPLSPPVGFVPAPKSSPLSPPVGFVPPPKSSPISPSADSEPAPKTSPLSAPAGFVPPPKSVPLSPPKGFVPTLKTSIATPPSNSTLSPKSSTVIPPSSTPVPKSLPPSLPAGPPKSTPISPPTGFVPPPPKTDPFAPPPGFIPAPKQLPVTKTEEEPLSPTEEAQRRLERIFTAPVMTAPNHLELVVTAPALPSQAPASVSSAPPQVLWPSGAPSGVLAGVCARVACWSGQVDEDPVAILQASHAAAQQPKVGPVPAWLCVIHHPRLRHLTPTPPPPPPPLPCSRGRFTFIPSAHDGRLLVGKWRKQANH; translated from the exons ATGGTGTGG GTTAAAGAAGATGCCAAGCCTGGCGCCAAGAGTTCAAATGGGGGT TCAGACAGCGATGGAAGCATGAGTAGCCGAGCTCAGTCTGTTCCTTGTCTGGACCCCGGCAAGGGCTTGTTCCGTGCCAAAAGCCCACAACCGCTGGGtcccacacagcccagctcaCGGGTTCACAGCCCGTCACCACCCAGAGTCCGCTCACCTGTCAAGGTGCCTGAACGCTTCAAAAGCCTGGAGCCCGAGTTGAGGATGCCCGAGAGGCATAAGAGTCCTGAGCCGTCCCGAGCTCCCATGAGCCCAGAGCCGGTGCTGAACGGCGAAAGCAAACACAACGTGGCAGTGAACGGTAGTGCCATCAACGGCAGTGCTAACGGAAATGTCAAGCCTCCGGGCGCCAGCATCAGCCAGCCAGACCTTACAGACGACCAAGGCCTCATCCGCAAGAAGGTGGTAAAGGTGGTACGCCGTGTGGTGAGAAAGGTGCTGCCtacagaggaagaggatgcCAGGCGTCCCACTGGGCACGCCCAAACACCAAGCAGCAAAATGCTTATGGAACCACCGAAACCGGCTGCAGCGCCAGCTTCGGTACCCAAGGGCCCCAAAGTTCCCTCGTTCTCCTTCAAGCATGACACCATCAAGACGGAGGACAAAGACGACATATCGGCAGGCTTGACGAGCCTCATGGGGCGCGGAAGGACCAGGGAGCCCCGCCCTCGCACACGCAAGGACGAGCCGCCTGAAAAAGCTGCGCAggtggagaagaaagagaaggaggatatAAAAGACAGCCCAAAGATCTCTGAGGTGAAGCCTGAGCCGAAGGAGGAAGAGCCCGTCTTAAAGCGGGAGGCTCCAGTTTCCTCTGTCCCTACTACAGCTGCTACTATTGCGCCTCCCAATTCTTCGGCAGCAGGTTTCATCCCAGCACCCAAATCCTCCACCCTTTCCCCTCCTGCAGGTTTTGTACCAGCACCCaaatcctcacccctctcccctcctgtaggttttgTACCAGCACCCaaatcctcacccctctcccctcccgtaGGTTTTGTACCAGCACCCaaatcctcacccctctcccctcccgtaGGTTTTGTGCCCCCTCCCAAATCCTCACCCATATCCCCATCTGCAGATTCTGAACCGGCCCCGAAAACTTCACCCCTGTCTGCTCCTGCAGGTTTTGTCCCTCCTCCAAAGtcagtccccctctctcctcctaaagGTTTTGTACCAACCCTTAAAACCTCCATAGCCACACCTCCCTCAAACTCAACTCTGTCACCTAAATCTTCTACTGTAATCCCTCCAAGTTCCACCCCAGTCCCCAAATCCTTACCACCCTCACTGCCAGCAGGTCCTCCAAAATCCAcacccatctcccctcccactggctttgtccccccccctcccaagacGGACCCTTTTGCTCCCCCACCTGGATTTATTCCTGCTCCCAAACAACTTCCTGTGACGAAAACGGAG GAGGAGCCGCTCAGTCCCACTGAAGAGGCTCAGAGACGCCTTGAGAGGATCTTCACCGCTCCTGTAATGACTGCTCCCAACCAT CTGGAGCTTGTGGTTactgccccagccctcccatCTCAGGCCCCGGCCTCGGTCTCCTCAGCCcctcctcaggtactgtggcCCTCAGGGGCCCCCTCTGGAGTCCTGGCAggagtgtgtgctcgtgtggCGTGTTGGAGC GGACAGGTGGATGAGGACCCCGTGGCCATCCTGCAGGCGTCTCACGCCGCCGCCCAACAACCCAAGGTCGGGCCTGTACCCGCGTGGCTGTGTGTCATTCACCATCCCAGACTCCgtcacctcacccccacccccccacccccaccgcctCCACTGCC TTGTTCACGAGGGCGCTTCACCTTCATCCCATCAGCGCATGATGGCAGACTCCTGGTGGGGAAATGGAGAAAACAAGCAAACCACTAG
- the LOC136951298 gene encoding galectin-9-like: MAFYNQEPFYNPSIPFAGSIQGGLQEGKTITISGRILPRAERFHVNLQCGSKSGADIALHFNPRYDSYPGYIVTNTFQRSSWGKEERKQNSPFTPGSSFTLLIIVQRDSYQLNANGCHVMDYRHCIPFNAVDTISVGGNVEVTSIAFQNPAPYFPPQPAFPGFPAQPGFPAQPGFPAQPGFPAQPGFPAMPGFPAMPGFPAQPGCPPHPGFTPQPGFPAQQGYVVPYKTIVNGGLHPGRTINIQGMASFNAKRFHINLGFNKGIALHYNPRFDENVVVRNSKLRDKYGEEERCGGMPFHRGQPFTMMISCEAQFFRIIVNGNQTNTYKHRHPHLQQIDVLEVGGDVTLTYVMF, encoded by the exons ATGGCATTTTATAACCAGGAACCGTTTTACAACCCG AGCATTCCATTCGCTGGATCCATCCAAGGTGGCTTGCAAGAAGGGAAAACCATAACTATTAGTGGTCGAATTTTGCCTAGGGCTGAGAG GTTCCATGTCAATTTACAGTGTGGTTCTAAATCAGGGGCAGACATTGCCCTTCATTTTAACCCTCGGTATGACAGCTACCCTGGATACATTGTCACCAACACTTTCCAGCGGTCCTCATGGGGGAAGGAAGAGCGGAAGCAGAACTCACCTTTCACCCCTGGTTCCAGTTTCACCCTCTTGATTATAGTCCAACGTGATTCATACCAG TTGAACGCCAATGGATGCCATGTTATGGATTACCGGCATTGCATCCCCTTCAATGCAGTGGACACCATTTCAGTTGGGGGGAATGTGGAAGTGACCTCTATTGCCTTCCAAAACCCTGCA CCCTACTTTCCTCCACAACCAGCATTTCCTGGATTTCCTGCCCAGCCAGGATTTCCTGCCCAGCCAGGATTTCCTGCCCAGCCAGGATTTCCTGCCCAGCCAGGTTTTCCTGCCATGCCAGGTTTTCCTGCCATGCCAGGTTTTCCTGCCCAACCAGGAtgcccccctcacccaggaTTCACTCCTCAACCAGGATTTCCAGCACAACAAGGATAT GTTGTCCCATACAAGACCATCGTTAATGGTGGACTTCATCCTGGCCGGACTATCAATATCCAGGGAATGGCTAGCTTTAATGCCAAAAG GTTCCACATTAACTTGGGCTTTAACAAGGGCATTGCGTTGCACTATAATCCCCGTTTCGATGAGAATGTTGTGGTGCGTAACAGCAAGCTGAGAGACAAatatggagaagaggagagatgtggTGGAATGCCTTTCCACAGAGGCCAGCCCTTCACG ATGATGATTTCTTGTGAGGCTCAGTTCTTCAGGATTATAGTCAATGGGAATCAAACTAACACCTACAAACATCGTCACCCCCATCTCCAACAGATTGATGTTCTGGAAGTAGGCGGAGATGTCACTTTGACCTATGTTATGTTTTAG